The proteins below come from a single Vicia villosa cultivar HV-30 ecotype Madison, WI unplaced genomic scaffold, Vvil1.0 ctg.001217F_1_1, whole genome shotgun sequence genomic window:
- the LOC131634071 gene encoding uncharacterized protein LOC131634071: protein MQEKGVFRDASPKTPFFLKKLSYFGSSFPKTVFRKFISEMLRVMQIYQNTPPPPFIYPNSNQKQAKAKICANTLPRLHQGSNHIAIQHSKAHKSLNLNMSDNQPARIRQGRETQTAPAREGMGGAKGRKGSSTSCSRGVKEVKEKKKVLTGSASRPLGVHGSNVQAQSSGVRVMINADGSETEWDEDWYNYLHSEEFARRAE from the exons atgcaagaaaaaggtgttttcagagatgcatctccgaaaacgccttttttcttgaaaaaattgtcttatttcggaagttcatttccgaaaacagtatttcggaagttcatttccgaaatgctgcgcgttatgcagatttatcaaaacactccccctcccccattcatttaccctaactcaaatcaaaaacaagcaaaggcgaaaatttgtgcaaacacacttccaaggctgcatcaaggctccaatcacattgctatacaacattcaaaagcccacaaatcactcaattt gaacatgtcagacaaccaaccagcacgcatcagacagggtagggagacccagactgcgccggctagagagg gaatgggtggcgctaagggaagaaagggttcttcaacctcgtgctctcgcggagtgaaggaggtgaaggagaagaagaaggttttgactggttctgcttctcgtcccctgggggtccatggctcgaacgtgcaggctcagtcttccggcgtgagagtcatgatcaacgctgatggttctgagactgagtgggatgaggattggtataattatcttcattcggaggagttcgctcgtcgggcagaataa